One part of the Terriglobales bacterium genome encodes these proteins:
- a CDS encoding argininosuccinate synthase codes for MPNKVVLAYSGGLDTSIIIPWLIENYGCEVIAVVGDVGQGEDMQAVADKALKTGASKVVVEDLREEFLRDYVFKAVQAGAVYEHKYLLGTSLARPVIAKAQVKVALQEGATAVAHGCTGKGNDQVRFEHAYQALAPHLKVIAPWREWDLKSREDCIEYAESRNIPITASREKIHSRDKNLWHLSHEGGELEDPANAPLDTTWQMTVSPKKAPDAEEQVTIGFEAGVPVSVNGKCMGPVQLVEMLNKIAGRNGVGRVDLVENRFVGMKSRGAYETPGGTLILAAHRDLETLCLERDLEHFKEAVALKYAELVYFGLWFTPLRESLDAFVASTQKNITGTVKLGLYKGNVNTLSRKSPYSLYRPDIASFTMNDSYDQKDAEGFIRILGLPARSQAWLKQQMEGGVLNEALVGDKK; via the coding sequence ATGCCTAACAAAGTTGTTCTTGCTTACAGCGGTGGGTTGGATACGTCGATCATCATTCCATGGTTGATCGAAAACTATGGATGCGAAGTGATCGCGGTGGTCGGTGATGTGGGCCAGGGCGAAGACATGCAGGCGGTTGCCGATAAGGCGCTGAAGACCGGCGCGTCGAAGGTCGTGGTGGAAGATCTGCGGGAGGAATTCCTGCGCGATTACGTCTTCAAGGCCGTGCAGGCGGGTGCGGTGTACGAGCACAAATACCTGCTGGGAACTTCGCTGGCGCGTCCGGTGATTGCGAAGGCGCAGGTGAAAGTTGCGCTGCAGGAAGGTGCAACGGCAGTGGCTCACGGTTGCACCGGAAAGGGCAACGATCAGGTTCGGTTTGAGCATGCGTATCAGGCATTGGCTCCGCATTTGAAGGTGATCGCTCCGTGGCGCGAGTGGGATTTGAAGTCGCGCGAGGACTGCATCGAGTACGCAGAGAGCCGCAACATTCCGATCACGGCGTCGAGAGAGAAGATCCATTCCCGCGACAAGAACCTATGGCACCTGAGCCATGAGGGTGGGGAACTGGAAGATCCGGCAAATGCGCCTCTGGACACGACCTGGCAGATGACGGTGTCTCCGAAGAAAGCTCCCGATGCGGAAGAACAGGTGACCATCGGGTTCGAAGCTGGTGTGCCCGTCAGCGTGAACGGCAAGTGCATGGGGCCGGTGCAACTGGTCGAGATGCTGAACAAGATTGCCGGGCGCAATGGTGTCGGCCGCGTCGATCTGGTGGAGAACCGTTTCGTCGGTATGAAGTCGCGCGGAGCATATGAGACTCCGGGTGGAACGTTGATCCTTGCGGCGCACCGCGATCTGGAAACGCTGTGTCTGGAGCGCGACCTTGAACACTTCAAGGAAGCTGTGGCATTGAAGTACGCGGAACTAGTCTACTTCGGGCTGTGGTTCACGCCGCTGCGCGAGTCGCTGGATGCGTTCGTGGCAAGCACGCAGAAGAACATCACGGGGACGGTGAAGCTGGGCTTGTACAAAGGCAACGTGAATACGCTGTCGAGAAAGTCGCCGTACTCGCTGTATCGTCCGGATATCGCCTCATTTACGATGAACGACAGCTACGACCAGAAAGACGCGGAAGGATTCATCCGTATTCTTGGTTTGCCTGCTCGTTCGCAAGCATGGCTTAAGCAACAGATGGAAGGCGGAGTGCTGAACGAGGCGCTCGTGGGAGACAAGAAGTGA
- the argF gene encoding ornithine carbamoyltransferase: MLTKTAVAKPMTQKPYKKPIPIGLRNPDMIGIQDLTTEEIESVLELTALVKARPKDFKHALDGKQIVLMFEKPSLRTRLTFEVGIRSLGGSSLFVDQRGEPIGKREKLSDVAHNLERWMDGIVLRTFEHSTVTEMAEHASIPVINGLSDLEHPCQALADFFTLKENFGDLKKVKLAYVGDGNNVAHSLLLTGAALGSKVSIATPASYEPNAEIVAKACEFAQSTGAEIEITSDIEQALQGANAVYTDVWASMGQEQEATERKKIFSPFQVNSELMKKAASGALFMHCLPAHRGDEVTDEVIDSPASVVFDEAENRLHVQKAILLLLLGNHWSANA; encoded by the coding sequence ATGCTGACAAAGACTGCGGTCGCAAAACCGATGACACAAAAGCCGTACAAGAAGCCGATTCCGATTGGCCTGCGGAACCCGGACATGATCGGGATCCAGGACCTGACGACAGAAGAGATCGAAAGCGTTCTTGAACTGACGGCCTTAGTGAAGGCCCGTCCCAAGGACTTCAAGCACGCTCTCGATGGCAAGCAGATTGTGCTGATGTTCGAGAAGCCTTCGCTGCGTACGCGCCTGACGTTTGAAGTTGGTATCCGCAGCCTGGGAGGCAGTTCGCTTTTCGTGGACCAGCGGGGTGAACCGATCGGCAAGCGGGAAAAGCTCTCCGATGTGGCGCACAACCTTGAACGGTGGATGGACGGGATCGTACTGCGGACGTTCGAGCACTCGACGGTTACGGAGATGGCCGAGCACGCGTCGATCCCGGTGATCAATGGGTTGAGCGATCTTGAGCATCCGTGCCAGGCGCTGGCGGACTTCTTCACGCTGAAGGAGAACTTCGGCGACCTGAAGAAGGTGAAGCTCGCATATGTCGGCGATGGCAACAACGTTGCCCATTCACTTCTGCTGACAGGCGCTGCGCTGGGCAGCAAGGTGTCGATTGCGACTCCGGCGAGCTACGAGCCGAATGCAGAGATCGTGGCTAAGGCTTGCGAGTTTGCGCAGAGCACCGGTGCAGAGATCGAGATCACCAGCGACATCGAACAGGCGCTGCAAGGCGCTAATGCCGTGTACACCGACGTGTGGGCGAGTATGGGCCAGGAGCAGGAAGCGACCGAGCGGAAGAAAATCTTCTCGCCGTTCCAGGTGAATTCAGAGCTGATGAAGAAGGCGGCTTCGGGAGCGCTCTTCATGCATTGCCTGCCGGCGCATCGCGGCGATGAAGTGACGGATGAAGTGATCGACTCTCCGGCGTCGGTCGTATTTGATGAGGCGGAAAACCGCCTGCATGTTCAGAAAGCTATCTTGCTTCTCCTCTTGGGGAATCATTGGAGTGCGAATGCCTAA
- the argB gene encoding acetylglutamate kinase, which translates to MRLVLKIGGAALENKETLQACVRAIKSLAEDGHQLVVVHGGGNALTRTLKKLGKQSEFVNGLRITDAETRDVALMVLAGFMNKALVAALTKSGVHAIGLSGGDGPVFRARKRKGGPDLGFVGDICAVDTTWLDAIWKAGGVPVVSSIALGTDNEYYNVNADQMAAACAVACHAQTLIFLTEVAGVLDSTGLPIRHLDQKGIKSLIQTSVITGGMLPKMEACQSALHGGVGRVRIFPAQNAAELADFYMKKIDLGTEVSAA; encoded by the coding sequence ATGAGACTGGTATTGAAGATTGGCGGAGCTGCTCTCGAGAACAAAGAGACGCTACAGGCGTGCGTACGGGCGATTAAGAGCCTTGCCGAAGACGGACATCAGTTGGTGGTAGTCCATGGTGGCGGCAATGCCCTGACGCGGACCCTGAAGAAGCTGGGCAAGCAGAGCGAGTTCGTGAATGGACTGCGCATTACCGATGCCGAAACCCGCGATGTTGCCCTGATGGTGCTGGCGGGCTTCATGAACAAGGCGCTGGTTGCGGCGCTGACGAAGTCGGGCGTCCATGCGATTGGATTGTCGGGCGGAGATGGCCCGGTTTTCCGTGCGCGCAAGCGTAAGGGCGGACCGGATCTTGGGTTCGTTGGTGACATCTGTGCCGTGGATACAACCTGGCTGGATGCGATCTGGAAGGCCGGCGGCGTTCCGGTGGTGTCCAGTATCGCGCTGGGTACGGACAACGAGTACTACAACGTAAATGCCGACCAGATGGCGGCGGCCTGCGCCGTTGCGTGTCATGCACAGACGCTGATCTTCCTGACGGAAGTGGCGGGCGTGCTGGATTCGACGGGTCTACCCATTCGACACCTGGATCAGAAGGGCATCAAGTCATTGATTCAGACGTCGGTAATCACGGGTGGAATGTTGCCAAAGATGGAAGCGTGCCAGTCAGCGTTACACGGTGGCGTGGGAAGAGTTCGCATCTTCCCGGCGCAAAACGCGGCTGAACTGGCTGACTTCTACATGAAAAAGATTGATCTGGGCACGGAAGTGTCCGCGGCATAG
- the argC gene encoding N-acetyl-gamma-glutamyl-phosphate reductase: MSAQLQTAVIGPTGYTGYELLQILFRHSRVKTPLLFVREGAEKTGTIGDVYPQLNGKGSLPLEPFSWSKAHQAGVDLLFLATPHEFSRDFVPEAISRGFRVVDLSGAWRLQCPQNVAVYGFKDADADAAKKLTESAAYGLPELHKDAIAHAQLVANPGCYPTTIILALAPFVAAGLVDVEAGVIADSKSGVSGAGKAPKADTHFVEVSDNFRAYNPTSHRHRGEILEQLKIESDDLVFTPHLLPITRGMFSTIYVQLREAANVEKIEQVWKEFYKDAPFVRVFGTKIPEIAWSVKTNYCDLGFALAQDGRRLTLFSAIDNLVKGASGQAVQNMNVMYGFDEREGLQ, from the coding sequence ATGTCAGCGCAGTTACAAACCGCAGTGATCGGACCGACCGGGTACACCGGTTATGAGTTGCTGCAGATCCTTTTTCGGCATTCGCGGGTGAAGACGCCGCTGCTGTTCGTGCGCGAAGGAGCAGAGAAGACCGGCACGATTGGCGACGTTTATCCGCAACTCAACGGCAAGGGCAGTCTGCCGCTGGAGCCGTTCTCGTGGTCGAAGGCGCACCAGGCGGGCGTGGATCTGCTATTCCTGGCGACGCCGCATGAGTTCTCGCGTGACTTTGTGCCGGAAGCAATCAGCCGGGGTTTCCGTGTTGTGGACTTGAGTGGCGCGTGGCGGTTGCAGTGTCCGCAAAACGTTGCGGTTTACGGATTCAAAGACGCTGATGCAGATGCGGCTAAGAAGTTGACGGAGTCCGCCGCTTACGGCCTGCCCGAGTTGCACAAGGACGCTATCGCTCATGCGCAACTCGTGGCGAACCCGGGATGCTATCCGACAACGATCATCCTGGCGCTGGCTCCGTTTGTGGCTGCTGGACTGGTGGATGTTGAGGCCGGCGTAATTGCGGATTCGAAGTCGGGCGTCTCTGGGGCTGGTAAGGCTCCGAAGGCAGACACGCACTTCGTAGAAGTATCGGACAACTTCCGGGCCTACAACCCGACGAGCCACAGGCATCGGGGCGAGATCCTGGAGCAGTTGAAGATCGAGTCGGACGACCTGGTCTTCACGCCACATCTGCTGCCGATCACGCGCGGGATGTTCTCAACCATCTACGTGCAACTGCGCGAGGCAGCGAACGTAGAGAAGATCGAGCAGGTTTGGAAAGAGTTCTACAAGGATGCACCGTTTGTTCGCGTGTTTGGGACGAAGATTCCGGAGATCGCGTGGTCGGTAAAGACGAACTACTGCGACCTGGGATTTGCGCTGGCGCAAGATGGCCGACGATTAACGCTCTTTTCGGCAATTGACAACCTGGTGAAAGGGGCGTCGGGACAGGCAGTGCAGAACATGAATGTAATGTACGGATTCGATGAAAGGGAGGGCCTGCAATGA
- the argR gene encoding arginine repressor, with protein sequence MSKLIRHKKITDLIADEAIYTQEDLRKLLRRSGIHVNQATLSRDLRELGLVKTVNGYALPAAEDGAGAPMPALEHLLREFVVDVREAENQLVLKTTPGSAQPVAAGLDSSDWEELVGTIAGDDTILIITPSKAVCHKVASRIREIIE encoded by the coding sequence ATGAGCAAGCTGATACGGCACAAGAAGATTACCGACCTCATCGCAGACGAGGCGATTTATACGCAGGAAGACCTGCGGAAGCTGCTGCGGAGAAGCGGAATCCATGTGAACCAGGCGACGCTCTCGCGTGACCTGCGTGAGTTGGGACTGGTGAAAACCGTAAACGGCTATGCGCTTCCGGCTGCGGAAGACGGGGCGGGCGCTCCGATGCCGGCGCTGGAACACCTGCTGCGGGAATTCGTGGTGGATGTACGGGAGGCGGAGAACCAGTTGGTACTGAAGACGACGCCGGGCAGCGCGCAACCAGTGGCGGCGGGTTTGGATTCGTCGGACTGGGAAGAGCTGGTGGGAACGATTGCCGGCGACGACACGATTTTGATCATTACGCCTTCGAAGGCGGTCTGCCACAAGGTGGCGTCAAGAATTCGGGAGATTATCGAGTAG
- the ftcD gene encoding glutamate formimidoyltransferase, whose amino-acid sequence MALIECVPNFSEGRDKAKVDAIVEAMKVGGVYLLDREMDSDHNRCVITIVGDRDAIAEAAIRGVGKAAELIDLTKHQGAHPRMGASDVVPFIPIDGVSLEDCVQIARYVGQEIWKRYQIPIYYYEAAAMSPERTNLENIRRGQFEGIRDEIATNPARKPDVGEARVHPTAGATVVGARKFLIAYNVFLSTTDVDIAKKVAKAVRFSNGGLRFVKGAGFPVRGLAQVSMNLTDFEQTPIARVFEYVKREAARYGVMPVSSEIVGLIPKKALEDAAEWFLQVENFDSSLILENRLAAVMGGKMAVGGLRAGVEPFIEQLAAPTATPGGGSASAASGAMAAGLAHMVAAMSRGKKAYLQYESQLSEAIARLSTLREELKAAIDEDAKAFDDVMKAFKASKDSADPNAVTMPAMKRATLVPLGVAQKSAEVKQWAVKLGPITNPRAASDLKVAQALADAATAGALDNVEINLQDMADPTFVEETRSKVQKIGR is encoded by the coding sequence ATGGCACTTATTGAATGTGTACCGAATTTTTCTGAAGGCCGCGATAAGGCGAAGGTGGATGCCATTGTCGAGGCAATGAAGGTGGGCGGAGTTTACCTGCTCGATCGCGAGATGGACAGCGACCATAACCGGTGCGTGATTACAATTGTGGGCGATCGGGATGCGATTGCCGAGGCGGCGATTCGCGGCGTGGGCAAGGCCGCGGAGTTGATCGATCTGACGAAGCACCAGGGTGCGCATCCGAGAATGGGCGCTTCGGATGTGGTGCCGTTTATCCCGATTGACGGTGTGTCACTCGAGGATTGCGTGCAGATTGCGCGGTACGTGGGGCAGGAGATATGGAAGCGATACCAGATTCCGATCTACTACTACGAGGCGGCGGCGATGTCGCCAGAGCGCACAAATCTGGAGAACATCCGTCGCGGGCAGTTTGAAGGCATCCGCGATGAGATTGCGACGAACCCGGCCCGGAAACCGGATGTGGGCGAGGCGAGGGTACATCCGACGGCGGGTGCGACGGTGGTGGGCGCGAGAAAGTTTCTGATTGCGTACAACGTGTTTCTCAGCACGACGGACGTGGACATCGCGAAGAAGGTCGCGAAGGCGGTGAGGTTCTCGAATGGCGGACTGCGGTTCGTGAAGGGCGCGGGGTTTCCGGTCCGCGGACTGGCACAGGTATCGATGAACCTGACGGATTTCGAGCAGACGCCGATTGCGCGGGTGTTCGAGTACGTGAAGAGGGAAGCGGCACGGTACGGCGTGATGCCGGTATCGAGCGAGATTGTTGGGCTGATCCCGAAGAAGGCGCTCGAGGATGCGGCGGAGTGGTTCCTGCAGGTGGAGAACTTCGACTCGTCGCTGATCCTGGAGAACCGGTTGGCAGCGGTGATGGGCGGCAAGATGGCTGTCGGCGGATTGAGGGCCGGCGTAGAGCCGTTTATCGAGCAACTGGCGGCTCCGACGGCGACGCCGGGTGGTGGTAGCGCGTCGGCTGCCTCGGGCGCGATGGCGGCGGGGTTGGCGCACATGGTAGCGGCGATGTCGCGGGGTAAGAAGGCGTATCTGCAATACGAGTCGCAGTTGAGCGAGGCGATTGCACGGTTGTCGACGTTGCGTGAGGAGTTAAAGGCGGCGATCGACGAGGACGCGAAGGCGTTCGATGACGTGATGAAGGCCTTCAAAGCGTCGAAGGACTCGGCGGATCCGAATGCGGTCACCATGCCGGCTATGAAGCGGGCCACGCTGGTTCCGCTGGGGGTGGCGCAGAAGTCGGCCGAGGTGAAGCAGTGGGCGGTGAAGCTGGGGCCGATAACGAATCCGAGGGCGGCATCGGACTTGAAGGTGGCGCAGGCTCTGGCGGATGCCGCGACCGCGGGCGCGCTGGATAACGTGGAGATCAACCTGCAAGATATGGCGGATCCGACGTTCGTAGAAGAGACGCGTTCTAAGGTGCAGAAGATAGGCCGGTAG
- a CDS encoding acyloxyacyl hydrolase — protein MKARWLVLFVLCASVMVVGQDGHALKKPVWEIGPWVGGGTGLGAASEFKFVNAGVRFGRVLTHEIGDGKFRGTFEWAADVMPIYYVRQSEFYDSGPQKWIYAFSMNPVVLKWNWTANKKVVPYFAAEGGMLISKQDIPQADTSSFNFTPGGAFGIYWFTSPRRAWDFSVHVTHISNASLADHNPGINATMQFRIGYTWFK, from the coding sequence ATGAAAGCTCGTTGGCTCGTGCTGTTCGTGTTGTGCGCGTCGGTGATGGTGGTGGGTCAGGATGGCCACGCCCTGAAGAAGCCTGTGTGGGAGATCGGCCCCTGGGTGGGCGGCGGCACGGGGTTGGGCGCGGCGTCGGAGTTTAAGTTTGTGAACGCCGGCGTACGCTTCGGGCGAGTGCTGACGCACGAGATCGGGGATGGCAAGTTTCGCGGCACGTTCGAGTGGGCGGCGGATGTAATGCCCATCTATTACGTGCGCCAGTCGGAGTTCTACGATTCGGGTCCGCAGAAGTGGATCTATGCGTTTTCGATGAATCCGGTGGTGCTGAAGTGGAACTGGACGGCCAACAAAAAAGTTGTACCGTACTTCGCGGCGGAAGGCGGGATGCTGATCAGCAAGCAGGATATCCCGCAGGCGGATACCTCGAGCTTTAACTTCACTCCAGGCGGGGCATTCGGGATTTACTGGTTTACGTCGCCGAGGAGAGCGTGGGACTTTTCCGTGCACGTGACGCATATCTCGAACGCGAGCCTGGCGGATCATAACCCCGGAATCAATGCGACGATGCAATTCCGGATTGGATATACGTGGTTTAAATGA
- a CDS encoding MBL fold metallo-hydrolase, translating to MKSLKVTILSTMLSDFEGIGEWGFAALLEADGRRILIDTGARPDTVSINAREMKVDLSDVKEVVLTHNHGDHAGGLLTLRREYAKKNPAALSVVHVGKGIFYPRPGRDGKESNATLLLRDEFEKGGGRFVEHDGFTELAPGVWLTGPIPRQYPEKNYPGRAKMRTAEGLVDDIIPEDQAIVVNTAKGLVVISGCGHAGIVNTATAAEKRYPGTPIHALIGGFHMFAATDQQVDWTAEKLKPLGVQNFIGAHCTGINTVFRLRDDLGLPRDAAVVGAVGASFVLGEGIHPGVIAK from the coding sequence GTGAAATCGTTAAAGGTGACGATTCTTTCCACCATGCTGTCGGATTTCGAAGGGATTGGCGAGTGGGGATTCGCGGCGCTGCTGGAAGCGGATGGGCGTCGAATCCTGATCGATACGGGCGCGCGTCCGGATACGGTGTCGATCAACGCGCGGGAGATGAAGGTCGATCTCAGCGATGTGAAGGAAGTGGTCCTAACGCATAACCATGGCGACCACGCAGGCGGGTTGCTGACGCTGCGTCGGGAGTATGCAAAGAAGAATCCGGCGGCCTTGTCGGTGGTGCATGTGGGAAAGGGGATTTTCTATCCGAGGCCGGGGCGGGATGGGAAGGAGTCGAATGCGACGTTGCTGCTCCGCGATGAGTTCGAAAAGGGCGGCGGGCGTTTCGTGGAGCACGATGGCTTTACGGAACTTGCTCCAGGGGTTTGGCTAACGGGGCCGATTCCACGTCAGTATCCGGAAAAGAACTATCCGGGCAGGGCGAAGATGCGAACGGCGGAAGGACTGGTGGACGACATTATCCCGGAAGACCAGGCGATCGTGGTCAACACGGCTAAGGGCTTGGTGGTGATCTCCGGGTGCGGACATGCTGGCATTGTGAATACAGCGACGGCGGCTGAGAAACGCTATCCGGGGACGCCGATTCACGCACTGATTGGCGGCTTTCACATGTTTGCCGCTACCGATCAGCAGGTGGATTGGACGGCGGAGAAACTCAAGCCGCTCGGAGTGCAGAACTTTATCGGAGCACACTGCACGGGGATTAATACCGTATTTCGGCTTCGCGACGACCTGGGATTGCCGAGGGACGCAGCGGTGGTCGGCGCGGTGGGAGCGTCGTTCGTGCTGGGTGAGGGGATTCATCCCGGGGTGATCGCGAAGTAA
- a CDS encoding YidB family protein translates to MLGNILQGLGGGQGNLLPIILKVLQNQPGGLGGLLNSFQQKGMGDIVQSWISTGQNKPISAEQVSEALGPEQVSAVANEAGISHEEAKSSLASLLPQVVDRLTPNGQLPQSNDLMSQGMELLKGKLFG, encoded by the coding sequence ATGCTCGGGAATATTCTTCAAGGCCTTGGTGGCGGGCAGGGAAACCTGCTGCCGATCATCCTGAAAGTCCTCCAAAACCAGCCAGGCGGTTTGGGCGGCTTGCTGAATTCGTTTCAGCAAAAAGGCATGGGCGACATCGTGCAGTCGTGGATCAGCACCGGCCAGAACAAGCCGATCTCCGCGGAACAAGTCTCGGAGGCGCTAGGGCCTGAACAGGTCAGTGCCGTGGCGAATGAGGCGGGCATCTCGCATGAAGAGGCGAAGTCAAGCCTGGCGTCGCTACTGCCGCAAGTGGTGGACCGGTTGACCCCAAATGGACAGTTGCCGCAAAGCAACGACCTGATGTCTCAAGGCATGGAACTGCTGAAGGGGAAGCTGTTCGGATAG
- a CDS encoding YebC/PmpR family DNA-binding transcriptional regulator, translating into MSGHSKWATIKHKKGALDAKRGKIFTRLIKEITIAAKNGGGDPDKNPRLRKAVADAKAENMPADNIKRAIQRGTGELPGVQYEEFTLEGYGPGGAAVLVELSTDNRNRTVSEIRHAFSKNGGNMAEAGAVAWMFHKKGDIMVPKSAAKEDDLMNLVLENGGEDLKDDGESWEVLTDPSAFEAVLEAVKKAGITPDSAEIAMVPQNYVKLEGQAANTMVRLLEALDDQDDVQHVWSNFDMDIKELEEVAG; encoded by the coding sequence ATGTCTGGCCATTCAAAATGGGCCACAATCAAGCATAAAAAGGGCGCGTTGGACGCGAAACGCGGCAAGATCTTCACGCGCCTGATCAAGGAAATCACCATTGCCGCGAAGAACGGCGGCGGTGATCCGGACAAGAATCCGCGTCTACGCAAGGCCGTGGCCGACGCGAAGGCCGAGAACATGCCGGCGGACAACATCAAGCGCGCGATCCAGCGCGGAACGGGCGAATTGCCTGGCGTGCAGTATGAGGAGTTCACGCTCGAGGGCTACGGTCCCGGCGGCGCGGCTGTGCTGGTGGAGTTGAGCACTGACAACCGCAACCGTACGGTCAGCGAAATCCGGCACGCGTTCAGCAAGAACGGCGGCAACATGGCCGAAGCGGGCGCCGTGGCGTGGATGTTCCACAAGAAGGGCGACATCATGGTTCCGAAGTCGGCTGCGAAAGAAGACGACCTGATGAACCTGGTGCTGGAGAACGGCGGTGAAGACCTGAAGGACGATGGCGAAAGCTGGGAAGTCCTGACGGATCCGAGCGCATTCGAGGCGGTGCTGGAGGCTGTGAAGAAGGCCGGTATCACGCCCGACAGCGCGGAGATTGCGATGGTCCCGCAGAATTATGTGAAGCTGGAAGGACAGGCCGCGAACACGATGGTGCGTCTGTTGGAAGCCTTGGATGACCAGGACGACGTGCAGCACGTGTGGTCGAACTTCGATATGGATATCAAGGAACTGGAAGAGGTAGCGGGATAG
- a CDS encoding pyridoxamine 5'-phosphate oxidase family protein has translation MPAGYTPPGTKIEFLPWEWAAERLERSRNYWVCTTRTDGRPHAAPVWGLWLDQAVIFSTDPNSLKARNIDAQPSITVHLESGDEAVIVEGTAERIQLNQEIDDAYHAKYKIRLSTFPSPAAVYKITPAKVMAWREQDFVNSATRWKFE, from the coding sequence ATGCCTGCCGGATACACACCGCCCGGCACGAAGATCGAATTTCTACCTTGGGAGTGGGCCGCCGAACGGCTTGAGCGCAGCCGCAACTACTGGGTTTGCACCACTCGTACCGACGGGCGACCGCACGCCGCTCCCGTCTGGGGACTCTGGCTCGACCAGGCCGTCATCTTCTCCACCGACCCGAATTCATTGAAGGCCCGCAACATCGACGCGCAACCTTCCATAACCGTTCACCTCGAAAGCGGAGACGAAGCCGTCATCGTCGAAGGAACGGCAGAAAGAATTCAGCTCAATCAGGAGATCGACGACGCCTATCACGCCAAATACAAGATCCGCCTGTCGACCTTCCCCAGTCCGGCGGCCGTCTACAAAATCACTCCTGCAAAAGTGATGGCCTGGCGAGAACAGGATTTCGTAAACAGCGCCACAAGATGGAAGTTCGAGTAA
- a CDS encoding putative toxin-antitoxin system toxin component, PIN family, whose translation MRCVVDTNVIVSGLITESGNPRRVVDSILSRSLTVLFDDRILGEYREVLRRPKFRLPSSEVEAFLAFVEEFGEYCSGHWIDVTLPDAADLPFLEVAVAGLADALITGNAKHFRPKKGRHNVRIMTPAEFERRAN comes from the coding sequence ATGAGGTGCGTCGTAGATACAAACGTGATCGTCTCCGGGTTGATAACGGAGAGCGGAAATCCCAGGCGGGTCGTGGATTCGATCCTCTCGCGAAGCCTCACGGTATTGTTCGACGATCGAATCCTCGGCGAGTACCGAGAGGTACTGCGGAGGCCGAAGTTTCGGCTGCCAAGCTCCGAGGTGGAGGCATTTCTCGCTTTCGTTGAAGAGTTTGGGGAGTATTGCAGCGGACATTGGATCGATGTGACACTGCCGGATGCAGCGGACCTGCCATTCCTTGAAGTTGCCGTTGCCGGGTTAGCCGATGCGTTGATTACCGGGAATGCGAAACACTTCCGGCCAAAGAAGGGGCGACATAACGTAAGGATCATGACACCAGCGGAGTTCGAGAGGCGTGCGAATTAG
- a CDS encoding AI-2E family transporter, producing the protein MRAQEHLQITGGALKRWLIAQTKDSAAVAGLWLVALLALRVPGAVLWAILAFFFQYVPNVGAALTLVAPMVALGIEGLLESDYDWMRLVYLLIAYAVIAGIDGFVLQPYFMKRTAKVPVWASIVVPIAMGLVLGFWGVLLSAPLLAVVYAYKRRNEPIVLPPR; encoded by the coding sequence ATGCGGGCGCAAGAGCATTTACAGATAACGGGCGGGGCACTGAAGCGCTGGTTGATTGCCCAGACGAAGGATTCGGCCGCCGTGGCGGGATTGTGGCTGGTGGCGCTGCTGGCGCTACGGGTACCGGGAGCGGTCTTGTGGGCGATCCTGGCGTTCTTTTTTCAGTATGTGCCGAACGTGGGCGCCGCCCTGACGCTAGTGGCGCCGATGGTGGCGCTGGGGATCGAGGGCCTGCTGGAGAGCGATTACGACTGGATGCGGCTGGTGTATCTGCTGATTGCATATGCAGTCATCGCGGGAATCGACGGGTTTGTACTGCAGCCGTACTTCATGAAGCGCACCGCGAAGGTGCCGGTGTGGGCGTCGATCGTGGTGCCGATCGCGATGGGGCTAGTGCTGGGGTTCTGGGGCGTGCTGCTGTCTGCGCCGCTGCTGGCAGTGGTGTATGCGTACAAGCGGAGGAACGAGCCGATTGTGCTACCCCCTCGATGA